The Magnolia sinica isolate HGM2019 chromosome 9, MsV1, whole genome shotgun sequence genome contains a region encoding:
- the LOC131256014 gene encoding pentatricopeptide repeat-containing protein At3g24000, mitochondrial-like, with the protein MKKLLFSNRFSSIRLTHTPKPTTLFLIPVQFTTSATEPTFTDSDVSEEHDDGGNPCPIIQEKDFLRKSKSKNSETGLYILDLIDRHSIEPDQEIYNRLLKKCTQMGKLKEGRIIHTHFQKSKFKSDLFIQNTIINMYTKCGSLAEAQKAFDEMPLKDMVTWTALITGYAQNDRAEEALGLFPRMLEHGLKPNQFTFASLLKASGAAPGDEHGRQVHVFCIKYGCDLNVYVGSALLDMYARYGDMKEAHSVFGRLVSKNEVSWNALIAGYARKGEGENALRQFWKMQRADFEATHFTYSSVFSACASIGALEQGKWVHAHMIKAGSKLVAFVGNTLLDMYAKSGSIEDARKVFDRLDKRDVVSWNSMLTGCAQHGLGRETVHRFKEMLRIGIQPNEITFLCVLNACSHGGLLNEGQYYFDLMKKYKVEPKVEHYVTIVDLLGRAGLLDRAESFIKEMPIVPTAAVWGALLGACRMHGNMELGVFAAERVFELDPYDSGPHVILSNIYASAGRWGDAARVRKMMKEGGVKKEPACSWVEIENSVHMFVANDDTHPQIEEIWRMWEMISGKIKEVGYVPDTNYVLLFVDQQEREAKLQYHSEKLALAFALLNTPPGATIRIKKNIRMCGDCHSAIKLVSKVMEREIVVRDTNRFHHFSNGSCSCGDYW; encoded by the coding sequence atgaagAAGCTTCTCTTCTCCAATCGTTTCTCCTCCATCAGACTCACCCACACTCCAAAACCCACTACTCTGTTCCTGATTCCTGTCCAATTTACCACCTCTGCCACTGAGCCGACCTTCACAGACTCGGACGTATCTGAAGAGCACGACGATGGCGGAAACCCATGTCCGATCATCCAAGAGAAGGACTTCTTGCGCAAAAGCAAAAGTAAAAACTCAGAAACAGGCCTTTACATTCTCGACCTCATCGACCGTCATTCAATCGAACCGGACCAAGAAATCTACAACCGATTGCTGAAGAAGTGCACGCAGATGGGGAAATTGAAAGAGGGAAGAATCATCCACACCCACTTCcaaaaatccaaattcaaatcTGATCTGTTCATACAGAACACCATTATCAACATGTATACGAAATGTGGCAGTTTGGCCGAAGCCCAGAaggcgtttgatgaaatgcccctGAAGGACATGGTTACATGGACTGCCTTGATTACTGGATATGCTCAGAACGATCGAGCAGAGGAAGCGCTCGGATTGTTCCCTCGGATGCTTGAACATGGATTGAAACCTAACCAATTCACATTTGCCAGCCTTCTGAAGGCTTCTGGTGCTGCCCCAGGCGATGAGCATGGCAGACAAGTCCATGTGTTTTGCATTAAGTATGGTTGTGACTTGAATGTTTATGTGGGGAGTGCTCTTTTGGATATGTATGCTCGGTATGGGGACATGAAGGAAGCTCATTCGGTGTTTGGCAGATTGGTATCTAAGAACGAAGTTTCTTGGAATGCTTTGATTGCAGGGTATGCTCGGAAGGGTGAAGGAGAGAATGCGCTTAGGCAATTTTGGAAGATGCAAAGGGCTGATTTCGAAGCAACCCATTTCACATATTCTAGTGTTTTCAGTGCTTGTGCGAGCATTGGAGCTTTAGAGCAAGGGAAATGGGTGCATGCCCATATGATAAAAGCAGGCAGTAAGCTTGTTGCTTTTGTTGGTAATACACTCCTCGACATGTATGCGAAATCTGGTAGTATTGAGGATGCAAGGAAAGTCTTTGATCGGTTGGATAAAAGGGACGTCGTTTCTTGGAATTCAATGCTTACTGGTTGTGCCCAACATGGGCTTGGGAGAGAAACTGTCCATCGGTTCAAAGAAATGCTGAGAATTGGGATCCAACCGAATGAGATAACTTTTCTCTGTGTTCTCAATGCTTGTAGTCATGGTGGGCTACTGAATGAAGGACAATATTATTTTGATTTAATGAAGAAGTATAAGGTGGAGCCAAAGGTCGAGCATTACGTTACAATTGTTGATCTTCTTGGTCGAGCAGGCCTCCTTGATCGAGCAGAAAGCTTCATAAAAGAAATGCCGATCGTGCCCACAGCTGCTGTTTGGGGAGCTCTTCTTGGCGCTTGTAGAATGCATGGGAATATGGAGTTGGGGGTATTTGCAGCGGAACGTGTTTTCGAGCTTGATCCTTACGATTCCGGCCCACACGTGATACTCTCTAACATCTATGCATCAGCGGGAAGATGGGGCGATGCAGCGAGAGTGAGGAAGATGATGAAAGAAGGTGGGGTGAAGAAAGAGCCTGCTTGTAGTTGGGTGGAGATTGAGAATTCAGTACACATGTTCGTTGCAAATGATGATACGCACCCTCAAATCGAAGAGATATGGAGGATGTGGGAGATGATAAGTGGGAAAATCAAGGAAGTTGGGTACGTCCCAGATACAAATTATGTGCTTTTGTTCGTGGATCAACAGGAGAGGGAAGCGAAGTTGCAGTACCACAGCGAGAAGCTTGCTCTTGCGTTTGCCCTTCTCAATACTCCCCCTGGAGCGACTATTCGAATCAAGAAGAATATTAGGATGTGTGGTGATTGCCATTCGGCGATCAAGCTTGTCTCAAAGGTGATGGAGAGGGAGATCGTCGTGAGGGACACCAACCGGTTCCATCATTTCAGCAACGGCTCTTGTTCATGTGGGGATTATTGGTAA